The Agreia sp. COWG nucleotide sequence GCGTCATCGGGTCGCGAGACGACAAGCGCGTCTACGCCCGCATCACCCAGGATGGCAGCGACCGACGCTGCCCCGTGGCCGTAGGCATCCGCCCGCAGATCGGCGACGACGCGGCGTGAGCCGGAGTCCTCGCCGACGAGAACGTGAGCGTTCCGGCGTAGCACGTCGAGGTCGATGAGCGCACGCCTCAGTGGCTGAGGCCCCTCGAACTCGGTAACCGGAATGACCATGGCTCAGATAGTGGTGAAGACGCTCTTGACGTTCGCGACGATGACCTCGCGGGACTTCGCCGCGAGTCGATCGAGTTCAGCGTGGCGTGTCGAGGTCGCGTATGCCTCGTCACGACGCTCGAGGGCCGACCTGATGAGGGCATCGGCCAGTGCAGGGTTCAGGGGAAGCACCGGTCCCTTGGTCTGCGTGGCGATGGACGCCCCAGAGATCACTCCCTCTCGCCCGTTGCCGTTGCCGCCGCCGCTCGTGACGACGCCGAGCGGAACCGCGCCCTGCTCGAGCACCCACTCCGACGCGTTGTCCTCGAATCCGACGATGGTGCCGTGTGCGGACTCGACCACGATGTAGCCGACCTGACGGGGAACGCCACGTCGCGCGGAGAAGGGAAAGACGGCAATGCCTTCGATGACCGTACCGTCGGCCACAGTGATGCCGGAGCCCAAGAGCTCGGCGCCCGCCCCGACGGCGAAGAACGGAACACCTTCAGAGGCGAGGGCCCGAAGTGCATCGCGATTCGACAGCAGATCGGAGTGGACAGCCCTGACCGCGGAGACGGGCCCGTTTCCGACGACGACGATATCGGCATCGGTCTTCAGCCGATCGCCGACCTCGTGGCGGACGACGCTCACGGAGTGTCCGGCACGCTCCAGACGAGTCGACAGAGCCGTGACGTTGCCGCGCTCACCGCTCGCCTCGAGCTCGTTCGGATACAGCTCGAGGATGGTCACGGAGATTCCCGACGATGCACTCAAAAGGAGACCTCCATGTCGCCGTACCCGATGATCTTGCGCGCAAGCATCATCTGTTCGTAATTCACGACCCACGTCTTGTGGCCCGAAGCGGGGGCGGGAAGCGCGCGCATCAGCTCGATCGCCTTCTTCAGATCGGGTTCGATCGTGCCGACAGGAATGCCCTCGTGCTCGAGCCGCAGGGCGAACTGCCACGCCTTGGCGCCGGTCAGGACATCGACGTGGTCGAGCTTGTCGAAATCGATGTCGTAGAGCCACGAGACGTCGGGTGTGCCCTCGTCGATGGCGACCATGACCTGTTCCGGAGGCTGCGGAAGCGCGTCGAGGTTGAGCTGCAGACTCGCCGCGTTCTTGAACATGACGAACTCGACCTTCTCGGAGCCGAAGTCGAGCAGTTCGCCGCGACCGTAGGCCGGCGTCATCGCGGAGAACGCGGCCACAGCCCGGCCGAGATCGAACTCGGTGCCGAGCACCTTGGCAGCGGTGGCGATGGCTGCGGCGGCGTCGACACCGTAGTGCAGGCCCTTGGCTGGCAGGGCGATGTGCACCAGCACGCCGTCGACCTTCACCCGGGCGCCGGTCGCATCCCAGGAATCCAGCTCCACCAGGGCAGGAAGAGTGACACCCGCAGACTGCTCGCGGTGATTGGCGGCATTGAACAACCCGTGCGGCGATTTTGCGACGAGCTTCTCGCTGGCGCCGAAATAGGTGACGTCGGGGGTGGGGTGGCCCGCCGATTCGAGGATCTCGCCGATCTTCGAGAGGTACGCGTCGTCGCGGTTGCTGATCACGTGAGCTGTGGCGATGGCAGCCGTGTCGAGCATCATGTCGGCCACGACCTCGGTCTCGTAGAACCGATAGAGCTGGTCTACCTGCACGTTGAGCATCAGGATGGTCGAGGGAAGAAGGGTCTTCGAGAGCTCGAGAGCGAATGCCTCATCGACCTCGAGGATGCCGATGTCGGCCTTCAATCGGCCGGTCACGCTGACCTCGCTCAACAGCGCCGAGGAGATTCCCTGGGGAAGGTTGGCGCCGGAGGGGTTGGTGAAGACCGTGAGGCCGTGTCCGCGCAGTACCTCGGTGAGCATGTGCGTCGTCGTGGACTTGCCGTTCGAGCCGAGCACGAAAACGATGCCGTACTCGAACTGGGCAACCATGTCTCGAATGAAGCCGGGCGCGAGCTTGTTGACGATGAATCCGGGCAACGCGGAGCCGCCGCCGCGGGCACGGGTGATAGCCCGTACCGCGCGGCCGACGAGGACCGGCGCGATGTAGCGCATTCCGGGCCTACTCGAGGTAGTCGCGCAGTGACTGCGAACGGGACGGGTGGCGCAGCTTCGCCATCGTCTTCGACTCGATCTGACGGATGCGCTCACGCGTCACGCCGAACGTGTCACCGATCTGGTCGAGGGTCTTCGGCATGCCGTCGCCGAGACCGAATCGCATGCGGATGACGCCCGCTTCGCGTTCGGAGAGCGAATCGAGAAGGGACTCGAGCTGCTTCTGGAGCATGGTGAAGCCCACGGCGTCGGCGGGAACGACCGCCTCGGTGTCCTCGATCAGGTCACCGAACTCGCTGTCGCCGTCTTCTCCGAGCGGGGTGTGCAGCGAGATCGGCTCGCGGCCGTACTTCTGTACCTCGACGACCTTCTCGGGCGTCATGTCGAGTTCGCGCGACAGCTCCTCGGGCGTGGGCTCGCGGCCCAGGTCCTGCAGCATCTGTCGCTGAACGCGGGCCAGCTTGTTGATGACCTCGACCATGTGCACCGGAATACGGATGGTGCGGGCCTGGTCTGCCATGGCGCGAGTGATCGCCTGGCGGATCCACCAGGTCGCATACGTCGAGAACTTGAAGCCCTTGGTGTAATCGAACTTCTCGACGGCGCGGATGAGGCCCAGGTTTCCCTCCTGGATGAGGTCGAGGAACTGCATTCCACGACCCGTGTAGCGCTTCGCGAGGCTGACGACGAGCCGCAGGTTGGCGCCGAGCAGATGGCTCTTCGCACGGGCGCCGTCGCGGGCGACCCACTGCAGTTCACGGCCGTAGGCAGACTTCTTCTCTGCTTCGCTCATGGTCGACATGGTGTCTTCTGCGAAGAGACCGGCCTCGATGCGCATGGCGAGTTCGACTTCCTCGGCCGCGTTCAGAAGCGCGACCTTGCCGATCTGCTTCAGGTAGTCCTTGACGGGGTCGGCCGTGGCGCCGGTGATCGCCGTGGAGTACACGGGCACGTCGCTGTCGTCGTCGGCGTCGGAGATGACGAGGGCGCCAGCCGGAAGAACGATCTCCGCTGCGGGCTTCGGCGAGTTCTCGTCGCCCTCCTCGTCGTTGGCGGTGTCATCGTCGTCTGCCACGACCTCGACGACGACCTCGACGTCTGCCGTCTCGTCGTCAGAAGAGGGGCCGTCAGACTCTGCAGCAGCCTTCGCCTTCTTGGCGGCGGCTGCGGTCTTGGCGGCCGCTGCCTTCGTGGGCGCTTTGGCAGCAGCGGTCTTAGCGGCGGGGGCCTTGGCGGCCGTCGACTTAGCCGCGGTGCTCTTGGTCGCTGGAGCCTTCGCGGCCGGAGCCTTCGCAGCCGTCTTGGCGGCGGCCGCCTTGGTAGCCGGCTTGGACGCTACGACTGCCTCGTCGGGCGCCGATTCGAGTGTTGTGGTTGATTTGCGGGTGGCCATACGATCACCTTTCACGCCGGTCTCACCGGGTGGGTTCCGACTCTCACAAGTCGATGCCGATTAGAGGCTGGAGTTGTTTTCTGACATTACTAAGACCCATGTCAAGTGCGTGGTTTCTCTGCGTCTGGTTTGCCGGACGCCCTGCACAAGAACGGGTCTCGATTTACCATTATTGCACGGAAAGCAGCAACGAGCCGCCGCCGGGCGGCTGGCCTAGCGGCGCCTGCGAGACCACTTCCCCATCAGTGCAACCCAGAGGGGGGCCACAGATATTCCCTCGTCCTCCTGCAGCCGTCGCCTCGTTCGGGCCCGGGCGCGCAATAGGAAGACCACGCCCGTGCCGATGACCAGGTACTGCACGGCGAATGCCAGGCGGAACGCGTCCATCTCGTAGAGGCTCGACGTGAGTCCCGCATCGAATTGGGCGTCGAGGATGACACCGATCAGGAACAGCATGACGAAGCTGGCCATGAATCCGCCCACGTTCACCACCCCGTTCGCCGAGCCGAGTGATCGAGGCGGATTGAACGAGCGCGCGAAGTCGAAGCCGATGAGCGAGCCCGGCCCGCCGACTCCCAGGGTGACGAGCAGGATGACGATGAGCCAGACGGGCGGAACCCCCGGCCACAACAGAACGGCGGCCCACACGACACCGAGTGCGCTGGTGATTCCGAGCACGAGGTTCGATCGCCGAAGGGGATACCGAGCGCTGAGCAGGCCGAGGATCGGGCCGGCGACGATTCCCGATGCCACGACCACCACGAGCAGACCGGATGCGACACCCCGGTCGAGCCCCACCGCCGAGACGAGAAAGGGGAAGCCCCAGAAGATCGTGAAGACCGTGCCCGAGGACTGGCTGACGAAATGCGACCAGAACCCGAGCTGAGTTCCCGGCCTCTTCAGTGTGGGACCGAGCATCTGCAAGGCCTCCGTGAGACTCGACGCCCGAGCCTGGCCGACCGCATCCGCTGGCCTGTCGCGCAGCAGCACGATGGCAAGGACGAACGCGACGAACGCGACGGCCGCGGCGCTTGAGAAGGCCGGCGTCCATCCGAAACTGTGCAGCACGAGGGCGAAGGGAAGAGCCGAGAGCACCTGACCCAGCTGGCCGATGTTGCCGATCCACTGGCTGAGCTGCGGAACGATCGGGCCGCTGAACCAGGCATTGACCAGGCGGATGACCGAGATGAACACCGCGGCATCACCGGCCCCGACGAAGACGCGCCCGAGGATCGCTGTGGGGATATCCTGCGCTATCGAGAGGGTGAGCTGGCCCAGGACCATAAGCCCACAGCCCGCAGTGATGAGCCAGGTGGGCCCCACCCGGTCGATGAGAATGCCGACGGGAATCTGCAGGCCCGCGTAGACGATGAGCTGAACGACCGCCAACGTCGACAGCAGGGCCGCAGAGGAATGGAAACGATCAGCGGCGTCGACGCCGGCCACGCCGAGAGTCGTGCGCTGCATGACGGCGGTCATGTAGATCACTGCACCGACACCGAAGACAAGCCAGGCGCGTCGAGAATTCACTCTCCGATCCTACGGTCGGCCGTGAACACCCTCGGTGTCGCGCCGCCCAACGGTGGCCGGCGACGCCGGGCCGCGTTCTTAGAGACCGAGAGGCGATCCCTGGTCGTTGTCGCCGTG carries:
- a CDS encoding RNA polymerase sigma factor translates to MATRKSTTTLESAPDEAVVASKPATKAAAAKTAAKAPAAKAPATKSTAAKSTAAKAPAAKTAAAKAPTKAAAAKTAAAAKKAKAAAESDGPSSDDETADVEVVVEVVADDDDTANDEEGDENSPKPAAEIVLPAGALVISDADDDSDVPVYSTAITGATADPVKDYLKQIGKVALLNAAEEVELAMRIEAGLFAEDTMSTMSEAEKKSAYGRELQWVARDGARAKSHLLGANLRLVVSLAKRYTGRGMQFLDLIQEGNLGLIRAVEKFDYTKGFKFSTYATWWIRQAITRAMADQARTIRIPVHMVEVINKLARVQRQMLQDLGREPTPEELSRELDMTPEKVVEVQKYGREPISLHTPLGEDGDSEFGDLIEDTEAVVPADAVGFTMLQKQLESLLDSLSEREAGVIRMRFGLGDGMPKTLDQIGDTFGVTRERIRQIESKTMAKLRHPSRSQSLRDYLE
- a CDS encoding MurT ligase domain-containing protein gives rise to the protein MRYIAPVLVGRAVRAITRARGGGSALPGFIVNKLAPGFIRDMVAQFEYGIVFVLGSNGKSTTTHMLTEVLRGHGLTVFTNPSGANLPQGISSALLSEVSVTGRLKADIGILEVDEAFALELSKTLLPSTILMLNVQVDQLYRFYETEVVADMMLDTAAIATAHVISNRDDAYLSKIGEILESAGHPTPDVTYFGASEKLVAKSPHGLFNAANHREQSAGVTLPALVELDSWDATGARVKVDGVLVHIALPAKGLHYGVDAAAAIATAAKVLGTEFDLGRAVAAFSAMTPAYGRGELLDFGSEKVEFVMFKNAASLQLNLDALPQPPEQVMVAIDEGTPDVSWLYDIDFDKLDHVDVLTGAKAWQFALRLEHEGIPVGTIEPDLKKAIELMRALPAPASGHKTWVVNYEQMMLARKIIGYGDMEVSF
- a CDS encoding nitrate/nitrite transporter, encoding MNSRRAWLVFGVGAVIYMTAVMQRTTLGVAGVDAADRFHSSAALLSTLAVVQLIVYAGLQIPVGILIDRVGPTWLITAGCGLMVLGQLTLSIAQDIPTAILGRVFVGAGDAAVFISVIRLVNAWFSGPIVPQLSQWIGNIGQLGQVLSALPFALVLHSFGWTPAFSSAAAVAFVAFVLAIVLLRDRPADAVGQARASSLTEALQMLGPTLKRPGTQLGFWSHFVSQSSGTVFTIFWGFPFLVSAVGLDRGVASGLLVVVVASGIVAGPILGLLSARYPLRRSNLVLGITSALGVVWAAVLLWPGVPPVWLIVILLVTLGVGGPGSLIGFDFARSFNPPRSLGSANGVVNVGGFMASFVMLFLIGVILDAQFDAGLTSSLYEMDAFRLAFAVQYLVIGTGVVFLLRARARTRRRLQEDEGISVAPLWVALMGKWSRRRR
- a CDS encoding type 1 glutamine amidotransferase; the protein is MTILELYPNELEASGERGNVTALSTRLERAGHSVSVVRHEVGDRLKTDADIVVVGNGPVSAVRAVHSDLLSNRDALRALASEGVPFFAVGAGAELLGSGITVADGTVIEGIAVFPFSARRGVPRQVGYIVVESAHGTIVGFEDNASEWVLEQGAVPLGVVTSGGGNGNGREGVISGASIATQTKGPVLPLNPALADALIRSALERRDEAYATSTRHAELDRLAAKSREVIVANVKSVFTTI